A genomic region of Labrys wisconsinensis contains the following coding sequences:
- a CDS encoding 4-carboxy-4-hydroxy-2-oxoadipate aldolase/oxaloacetate decarboxylase — MIGPEALALFRRAGAATVYEAQGRLGDVDPAIRAVVPGRPVAGPAFCIACEPGDNLALHRGVAEAAPGDVLVVAGAGQACGYLGDILAEAALCRGIAGVVVDGSVRDATELTRMGFPVWARGLAIRGAGKARPGLTGVPVEIGGVRVVPGDLVVADDDGVCVVPLAGAAAALAATERRLRQEEAVRAGLRRGELTLDLLDLRRYLPDATGPRA; from the coding sequence ATGATCGGGCCTGAGGCGCTCGCCCTCTTCCGCCGCGCCGGCGCGGCGACCGTCTACGAGGCGCAGGGCCGCCTGGGGGACGTCGATCCCGCGATCCGCGCCGTGGTGCCCGGCCGCCCGGTGGCGGGACCGGCCTTCTGCATCGCCTGCGAGCCCGGCGACAACCTGGCGCTGCACCGCGGCGTCGCCGAGGCGGCGCCCGGCGACGTACTGGTGGTGGCCGGCGCCGGCCAGGCCTGCGGCTATCTCGGCGACATCCTGGCCGAGGCGGCTCTCTGCCGCGGCATCGCCGGCGTCGTCGTCGACGGCAGCGTGCGCGACGCCACCGAGCTCACGCGCATGGGCTTTCCCGTCTGGGCCCGCGGCCTGGCGATCCGCGGCGCCGGCAAGGCACGCCCCGGGCTGACCGGCGTGCCGGTGGAGATCGGCGGCGTCCGCGTGGTCCCCGGCGACCTCGTGGTCGCCGACGACGACGGCGTCTGCGTCGTGCCGCTGGCCGGCGCTGCGGCGGCCCTGGCGGCGACGGAACGGCGGCTGCGCCAGGAGGAGGCCGTCCGGGCCGGCCTGCGCCGCGGGGAGCTGACGCTGGACCTGCTCGACCTGCGCCGCTACCTGCCTGACGCCACCGGCCCGC
- a CDS encoding ABC transporter substrate-binding protein — translation MRSSIVVASLLALWVAPAFAEGVTLTVNTPGGAVQEGGRAVLWGPAAQKLGFAVKEETADNALDVLRLQAGANAVTTDIIIMSGYQAAIAGKQGLLEPLDYKTIDASGFLPGTAAPYCIGIYGYAAVMAWNTKTYAGQAPSSWADFWDVQKFPGKRAMRADAEAQVEMALLADGVAPKDLYTVLGTEDGMKRAIAKIGALKPHIAIWWSSGAQHGQLMKDGEVDMTTGWNGRFETAKKAGGPVDYTYNQGILTYDCFAVPKGSTHKAEAMTMINAMSAAEAQAGLTRYVSYGPLNQGAYKTGIISKEMEAVLPTSPANSRAMVVQDIDWWAQHNDHVQELFQDMMTE, via the coding sequence ATGCGCAGTTCGATCGTGGTCGCGAGCCTGCTCGCCTTGTGGGTTGCTCCGGCGTTCGCCGAGGGCGTCACGCTCACCGTGAACACGCCCGGCGGCGCCGTGCAGGAGGGCGGGCGTGCCGTGCTGTGGGGGCCGGCGGCGCAGAAGCTCGGCTTCGCGGTCAAGGAGGAGACGGCCGACAACGCTCTCGACGTGCTGCGCCTGCAGGCGGGCGCCAATGCGGTGACGACCGACATCATCATCATGAGCGGCTACCAGGCGGCGATCGCCGGCAAGCAGGGCCTCCTGGAGCCGCTCGACTACAAGACCATCGACGCCTCCGGCTTCCTGCCGGGAACCGCGGCGCCCTACTGCATCGGCATCTACGGCTATGCGGCGGTGATGGCCTGGAACACCAAGACCTATGCCGGGCAGGCGCCTTCGAGCTGGGCCGATTTCTGGGACGTGCAGAAATTTCCGGGCAAGCGCGCCATGCGCGCCGACGCGGAGGCGCAGGTGGAGATGGCGCTGCTCGCCGACGGCGTCGCGCCCAAGGATCTCTACACGGTGCTCGGCACGGAGGACGGCATGAAGCGCGCGATCGCCAAGATCGGCGCCCTCAAGCCCCACATCGCCATCTGGTGGTCCTCGGGCGCCCAGCACGGCCAGCTGATGAAGGACGGCGAGGTCGACATGACCACCGGCTGGAACGGCCGCTTCGAGACGGCCAAGAAGGCCGGCGGCCCGGTCGACTACACCTACAACCAGGGCATCCTGACCTATGACTGCTTCGCCGTGCCCAAGGGCTCGACCCACAAGGCCGAGGCGATGACGATGATCAATGCGATGTCCGCGGCCGAGGCCCAGGCGGGCCTGACCAGGTACGTGTCCTACGGGCCGCTCAACCAGGGCGCCTACAAGACCGGGATCATCAGCAAGGAGATGGAGGCGGTGCTGCCCACCAGCCCGGCGAACAGTCGCGCCATGGTCGTGCAGGACATCGACTGGTGGGCCCAGCACAACGACCATGTCCAGGAACTGTTCCAGGACATGATGACCGAGTAG
- a CDS encoding ABC transporter ATP-binding protein: MSRRSAEPVHIEALSKAYGDFRALDDVSLAVEAGEFVAILGPSGSGKSTLLMAVAGFIRPDAGRILFAGRDIVREPANRRGFGVVFQSYALFPHMDVTANVTFPLKVRGVAAEEARARAAQALETVRLGGFGARRIGELSGGQRQRVALARAIVFEPKVLLMDEPLSALDKTLREEMQIEIRELHDKLRITTLYVTHDQREALTIADRIAVMDKGRIVQLDAPEAIYRRPASAFVARFIGEAAILPMEEAARFVAGDLGRSGQAGRALMVRSEDFCLARHPGGDWLTLRGSLRGVVFQGDSWLLQVDLPDGRPITARAQKHDSGAVAGLAVGGSVDLHVLRERVHVLQAAS; this comes from the coding sequence ATGAGCAGACGCTCCGCAGAACCCGTGCACATCGAGGCCCTGTCCAAGGCCTATGGCGACTTCCGGGCCCTGGACGATGTCAGCCTGGCGGTCGAGGCCGGCGAGTTCGTCGCCATCCTCGGCCCGTCCGGCTCGGGCAAGAGCACGCTCCTGATGGCGGTGGCCGGCTTCATCCGGCCGGATGCGGGCCGCATCCTGTTCGCCGGCCGGGACATCGTGCGCGAGCCGGCGAACCGGCGCGGCTTCGGGGTGGTGTTCCAGAGCTACGCCCTGTTCCCGCACATGGATGTCACGGCCAACGTGACGTTCCCGCTCAAGGTGCGCGGCGTCGCGGCCGAGGAGGCACGGGCGCGGGCGGCGCAGGCGCTCGAGACCGTGCGGCTCGGCGGCTTCGGCGCCCGCCGCATCGGCGAGCTCTCGGGCGGGCAGCGCCAGCGCGTCGCCCTCGCCCGGGCCATCGTGTTCGAGCCGAAAGTGCTGCTGATGGACGAGCCGCTCTCGGCCCTCGACAAGACGCTGCGCGAGGAGATGCAGATCGAGATCCGCGAGCTGCACGACAAGCTGCGCATCACCACGCTCTACGTGACGCACGACCAGCGCGAGGCCCTCACCATCGCCGACCGCATCGCCGTCATGGACAAGGGCCGCATCGTCCAGCTCGACGCTCCCGAGGCGATCTACCGGCGGCCGGCCAGCGCCTTCGTCGCCCGCTTCATCGGCGAGGCCGCCATCCTGCCGATGGAGGAGGCGGCGCGCTTCGTCGCCGGCGATCTCGGACGTTCGGGCCAGGCCGGCCGGGCGCTGATGGTGCGCAGCGAGGATTTCTGCCTGGCGCGCCATCCCGGCGGCGACTGGCTCACCCTGCGCGGCTCCCTGCGCGGCGTGGTGTTCCAGGGCGACAGCTGGCTGCTGCAGGTCGATCTCCCCGACGGCCGGCCGATCACGGCGCGGGCGCAGAAGCACGACAGCGGCGCGGTCGCCGGCCTCGCCGTCGGCGGCAGCGTCGACCTGCACGTGCTGCGCGAGCGCGTGCACGTGCTGCAGGCGGCGTCATGA
- a CDS encoding ABC transporter permease: MTSADMPVPPLARPENGSRRALAWDAAVERLVSFAFALPCLAVVAACVLLPCAWLFWLSAFGADGTASWENYQRILDGASYGRIFLTTFEVGLGTVVACVVLGVPFATFVSGLPPRRAMLFLAAVLLPFWTSLLVRAYAWLVLLQRSGLINGALLRLGVIDVPLPLAFNQFATVLGMTHIMLPIFLLPVLGAMRNIDRALIRAAASLGATRGYTYRAVFLPLAAPGIAAGAILVFVMSLGFYVTPAILGGGNVTVLSMRIARSLSNYANWGAASALGVLLLAFTAGLFGLSYALQRAFLARQRT, encoded by the coding sequence ATGACCAGCGCGGACATGCCGGTGCCGCCGCTGGCGCGGCCGGAGAACGGCAGCCGCCGCGCGCTCGCCTGGGACGCGGCGGTGGAGCGCCTCGTCTCCTTCGCCTTCGCGCTGCCATGCCTGGCTGTCGTGGCGGCCTGCGTGCTGCTGCCCTGCGCCTGGCTGTTCTGGCTCTCCGCCTTCGGCGCGGACGGAACGGCGAGCTGGGAGAACTACCAGCGCATCCTCGACGGGGCGAGCTACGGCCGGATCTTCCTTACCACCTTCGAGGTTGGCCTCGGCACCGTGGTGGCCTGCGTGGTCCTGGGCGTGCCGTTCGCTACCTTCGTCAGCGGCCTGCCGCCGCGCCGCGCGATGCTCTTCCTGGCGGCGGTGCTGCTGCCGTTCTGGACCTCGCTCCTGGTGCGCGCCTATGCTTGGCTGGTGCTCTTGCAGCGCAGCGGCCTGATCAACGGCGCGCTGCTGCGCCTCGGGGTGATCGACGTCCCGCTGCCGCTCGCCTTCAACCAGTTCGCCACGGTCCTGGGCATGACCCACATCATGCTGCCGATCTTCCTGCTGCCGGTGCTGGGCGCCATGCGCAACATCGACAGGGCGCTGATCCGGGCGGCCGCGAGCCTCGGCGCGACGCGCGGCTACACCTATCGGGCCGTGTTCCTGCCGCTGGCCGCGCCCGGCATCGCCGCAGGCGCGATCCTGGTCTTCGTGATGAGCCTGGGCTTCTACGTCACCCCCGCCATCCTCGGCGGCGGCAACGTCACGGTGCTGTCGATGCGCATCGCCCGCAGCCTCTCCAACTATGCCAACTGGGGCGCGGCGAGCGCGCTCGGGGTGCTGCTGCTGGCGTTCACCGCCGGGCTGTTCGGCCTGAGCTATGCGCTGCAGCGTGCCTTCCTCGCCCGCCAGAGGACCTGA
- a CDS encoding ABC transporter permease: MLDGFDETPLLDRLKWILALLLVVFLAAPSFIVIPMSFSASEFLEFPPPSLSLRWYAYFLESITWTQAARASFVAGTLTTAIAVPIGVLAAYGATRLGPRMRLLVGGVVVLPAVIPAILIAIGLYFVLARVGMVGTMAGLVLGHVALAIPVVFVVMSAAFSQFDFSQERAARSLGATWRQAWLGVVLPQIGGPILASALLAFVTSLDEVVVAMFVSGGSNATLPKVMFAALRDKIDPTIAVVSTVLLVVATGAVAVILCKGTAGVKP, translated from the coding sequence ATGCTCGACGGCTTCGACGAGACCCCGCTGCTCGACCGGCTGAAATGGATCCTCGCGCTCCTTCTCGTCGTGTTCCTGGCGGCGCCGTCGTTCATCGTCATCCCGATGTCGTTCTCCGCCTCCGAGTTCCTGGAGTTTCCGCCGCCGTCGCTGTCGCTGCGCTGGTACGCATACTTCCTCGAGTCCATCACCTGGACCCAGGCGGCCAGGGCGTCCTTCGTCGCCGGCACGCTGACCACGGCGATCGCCGTGCCGATCGGCGTGCTGGCGGCCTACGGCGCCACCCGGCTCGGCCCGCGCATGCGGCTCCTCGTCGGCGGCGTCGTCGTCCTGCCGGCGGTCATTCCGGCGATCCTCATCGCCATCGGCCTCTATTTCGTGCTGGCGCGGGTCGGCATGGTCGGCACGATGGCCGGCCTGGTGCTCGGACATGTGGCGCTCGCCATCCCGGTGGTGTTCGTCGTGATGAGCGCCGCCTTCAGCCAGTTCGACTTCAGCCAGGAGCGGGCGGCGCGCAGCCTGGGTGCGACCTGGCGCCAGGCCTGGCTCGGCGTCGTGCTGCCGCAGATCGGCGGGCCGATCCTGGCCTCCGCCCTGCTCGCCTTCGTGACCTCGCTCGACGAGGTGGTCGTGGCCATGTTCGTGTCCGGCGGCAGCAACGCCACGCTGCCCAAGGTGATGTTCGCCGCCCTGCGCGACAAGATCGACCCGACGATCGCCGTGGTGTCGACCGTGCTCCTGGTGGTCGCCACCGGCGCGGTGGCGGTGATCCTGTGCAAGGGCACGGCCGGCGTGAAGCCCTGA
- a CDS encoding IclR family transcriptional regulator, producing the protein MDGANPAHEAETPAGHIQSLEKGLRILDEFIEAPAPLKLADIVRRFDMDRASAFRFLQTLEHRGFLRKDPVTKEYDVGGRIYYWASRLREKTRLIDTFHDQLQRLASVTRQTTHLGLFVNDRVLLADFALSDSLISIRHVIGVLEPLYSSAVGKAVLAFLPQARQEALIGRMEFVRFTNNTITNADALRIDLAVTRERGYALDKNETHEGLTCVARPIFDAQGLPVASIGITCVTALIGSEPGRFEHLIQSIQAIGSELRV; encoded by the coding sequence TTGGACGGTGCGAACCCCGCCCACGAGGCCGAAACGCCGGCCGGCCACATCCAGAGCCTCGAGAAGGGATTGCGTATCCTCGACGAGTTCATCGAGGCCCCGGCGCCGCTGAAGCTGGCCGACATCGTGCGGCGCTTCGACATGGACCGAGCCTCGGCGTTCCGCTTCCTGCAGACGCTGGAGCACCGCGGCTTCCTGCGCAAGGACCCGGTCACCAAGGAATATGATGTCGGCGGCCGCATCTATTACTGGGCCTCGCGCCTGCGCGAGAAGACGCGCCTGATCGATACGTTCCACGACCAGCTGCAGCGCCTCGCCAGCGTCACGCGCCAGACCACCCATCTCGGGCTGTTCGTCAACGACCGGGTGCTGCTGGCGGACTTCGCCCTGTCGGATTCGCTGATCTCGATCCGCCACGTCATCGGCGTGCTGGAGCCGCTCTACAGCTCTGCCGTGGGCAAGGCGGTGCTCGCCTTCCTGCCGCAGGCCCGGCAGGAGGCGCTGATCGGCCGGATGGAGTTCGTGCGCTTCACCAACAACACGATCACCAATGCCGACGCTCTGCGGATCGACCTCGCGGTGACGCGCGAGCGCGGCTATGCCCTCGACAAGAACGAGACGCACGAGGGGCTCACCTGTGTCGCACGGCCGATCTTCGATGCGCAGGGCCTGCCGGTCGCCTCGATAGGCATCACCTGCGTGACCGCGCTGATCGGCAGCGAGCCCGGGCGCTTCGAGCACCTCATCCAGTCCATCCAGGCGATCGGCAGCGAGCTCAGGGTCTGA
- a CDS encoding VOC family protein, which produces MSETAQRARLNHVSIPARDLAESEAFYREILGCERVEAPNFGFPVCWLRLGDLQLHLQQVGPTPGVRTYQHFAVEVDDFTAAYRELRSRGAFEEGTRYADLWLLPSGELQMFVRDPSDNLFEIDHPDAGALDLAAFAPPPRQLADEQEQAPHHRAATLFLARREAGGGAALRP; this is translated from the coding sequence ATGAGCGAGACAGCCCAGCGGGCCCGGCTGAACCACGTCAGCATACCCGCCCGCGACCTGGCGGAATCGGAGGCGTTCTACCGGGAGATCCTCGGCTGCGAGCGGGTCGAGGCGCCGAACTTCGGCTTTCCCGTGTGCTGGCTGCGCCTGGGCGACCTGCAGCTCCACCTGCAGCAGGTCGGGCCGACGCCGGGCGTGCGGACCTACCAGCATTTCGCGGTCGAGGTGGACGACTTCACCGCGGCCTATCGGGAGCTGCGCTCCCGCGGCGCCTTCGAGGAGGGCACCCGCTACGCCGACCTGTGGCTGCTGCCGTCGGGCGAATTGCAGATGTTCGTCCGCGACCCCTCCGACAACCTGTTCGAGATCGACCATCCCGATGCGGGCGCGCTCGACCTCGCGGCCTTCGCACCGCCGCCGCGCCAGCTCGCCGACGAGCAGGAGCAGGCGCCGCACCACCGCGCCGCGACGCTGTTCCTGGCCCGGCGCGAGGCCGGCGGCGGGGCGGCGCTCAGACCCTGA
- a CDS encoding ThuA domain-containing protein, with protein sequence MQRCLIVSGGYAPHRPFEAGERLRLLLEEDGFAVRHVETLKAYDREDLRAYDLIVPNWTVGRISVEGIGRLWEAVWAGTGLGGFHGGMADGFRDSDRFRFMVGGSYVREPGGICRYTVEIARPDDPIMAGLADFSYESEQYYLQVDPAIEVLATTRFRGTDYPWIDGVVMPTVWKKPFGAGRVFFSALGHVPEELDHPSVRAILRRGLLWAARAA encoded by the coding sequence ATGCAACGCTGCCTGATCGTTTCCGGCGGGTATGCCCCGCACCGCCCTTTCGAAGCCGGCGAGCGGCTGCGGCTCCTGCTGGAGGAGGACGGATTCGCCGTCCGCCACGTCGAGACGCTGAAGGCTTATGACAGAGAGGACCTCCGCGCCTATGACCTGATCGTGCCGAACTGGACGGTCGGGCGGATCAGCGTCGAGGGCATCGGGCGCCTCTGGGAGGCCGTCTGGGCGGGCACGGGGCTCGGCGGCTTCCATGGCGGCATGGCCGACGGCTTTCGCGACAGCGACCGATTCCGCTTCATGGTCGGCGGCTCCTATGTGCGCGAGCCTGGTGGCATCTGCCGCTACACGGTCGAGATCGCCCGGCCGGACGATCCGATCATGGCCGGTCTCGCCGACTTCTCCTACGAGTCCGAGCAATATTACCTGCAGGTCGACCCGGCGATCGAGGTGCTCGCGACGACGCGCTTCCGCGGTACGGACTATCCCTGGATCGACGGCGTGGTGATGCCGACGGTCTGGAAGAAGCCGTTCGGGGCCGGGCGGGTGTTCTTCAGCGCCCTCGGCCATGTGCCGGAGGAGCTCGATCATCCCTCCGTGCGGGCCATTCTGCGCCGCGGCCTGCTCTGGGCAGCCCGCGCGGCCTGA
- a CDS encoding phosphate/phosphite/phosphonate ABC transporter substrate-binding protein, whose amino-acid sequence MPPVVSLPMYVQAAEAIQAFWSGLRRHLAEAGLPGLPEDLFWPDDFRAHWLSPATLLSQACGYPLVTLLAGRVQLVGTFRYAAPGCEGSDYASLVVVREDDPARTVADLAGRRAAFNSRDSQSGYNSLRALVAPHARDGRFFGAVIESGGHARSMRLVREGGADVAAIDCVTHALAARADPQAVAGLRTLCLSERAPGLPLITAQATSEQDLARLRSAIAAACADPALAEQRAAFLLEGFDVRPLADYDRCLEMQERAKALGYPELA is encoded by the coding sequence GTGCCGCCCGTCGTGTCCCTGCCGATGTACGTGCAAGCCGCCGAGGCGATCCAGGCCTTCTGGTCGGGGCTGCGCCGCCACCTCGCCGAGGCCGGCCTGCCGGGCCTGCCGGAGGACCTGTTCTGGCCGGACGATTTTCGCGCGCACTGGCTGTCGCCCGCGACGCTGCTGAGCCAGGCCTGCGGCTATCCCTTGGTGACGCTGCTCGCCGGCCGGGTGCAGCTGGTCGGCACCTTCCGCTACGCCGCCCCGGGCTGCGAGGGGAGCGACTATGCCAGCCTGGTCGTCGTGCGCGAGGACGATCCGGCCCGGACGGTGGCCGATCTCGCCGGCCGGCGCGCCGCCTTCAACTCGCGGGATTCGCAGTCGGGCTACAACAGCCTGCGCGCCCTGGTCGCCCCGCATGCCCGCGACGGGCGCTTCTTCGGCGCGGTGATCGAGAGCGGCGGTCATGCCCGCTCGATGCGCCTGGTCCGCGAAGGCGGCGCCGACGTCGCGGCGATCGACTGCGTCACCCACGCGCTGGCCGCCCGCGCCGATCCGCAGGCGGTGGCCGGGCTGCGCACGCTCTGCCTGTCGGAGCGCGCGCCCGGCCTGCCGCTGATCACGGCGCAGGCGACGAGCGAGCAGGATCTGGCGCGCCTGCGCAGCGCCATCGCCGCGGCCTGCGCCGATCCGGCCCTGGCGGAGCAGCGCGCCGCCTTCCTGCTCGAGGGCTTCGACGTCCGCCCGCTCGCCGACTACGATCGCTGCCTGGAGATGCAGGAGCGGGCGAAGGCGCTGGGCTATCCGGAGCTGGCCTGA
- the vapB gene encoding type II toxin-antitoxin system VapB family antitoxin, whose translation MASSTVFISNRSQAVRLPKAVAFPDDVRQVDILKIGRRRVIVPQGKRWDDFFLGGPTASEDFMVEREQPASEPREPL comes from the coding sequence ATGGCCAGCTCGACGGTCTTCATCAGCAACCGGAGTCAGGCTGTCCGGCTGCCCAAGGCAGTCGCGTTTCCTGATGATGTGCGCCAGGTCGATATCCTGAAGATCGGCCGCCGCCGTGTGATCGTGCCTCAAGGCAAGCGGTGGGACGACTTCTTCCTGGGTGGACCGACCGCCAGCGAAGATTTCATGGTTGAGCGCGAGCAACCCGCCAGCGAGCCGCGCGAGCCGCTCTGA
- a CDS encoding caspase family protein, translating into MIRLLFALFFAFLGSADAYADTKSIVVEPAVKMTGSRVALVVGIDHYARGTGHIFAPDLANPINDAGAMRDALTKLGFSVVYGEDLGKEEFEAALDNFEDHARSADIALVYFSGHGSTFEDEPYLVPADATFDELRQTERKLIKVEDVLKRLRQIKGVRIALFDACRNNEAEQILKQQVAGTKRAVAQTRGLGRVQHPPDGLIVMYAAQFLQTADDQAAGSDSHHSPFTAALLDKLPTPDENITTVLEDVARSVIDLTDGHQIPELVIDLFDKFQLVGSGALVPTSSTTAPAPAPLPQQPTVTAPVSPAPAPVTECDRLAAAPDDIDRAHAGVASAKIDAPVAEAACLEAVQKFPRERRLLFQLGRAFDAGGNYHKAVLWYQKAADLGHAEAMNNIGHLYHYGYLYYDYGHGPKQSYGEALHWYQRAADLGDANAMKDIGVLYDEGRGMKVDYAEAMNWYRKAANLGNAEAMKRIGHLYDKGLGVKQDHAEAKRWYQMATGSTNDDGFSMMP; encoded by the coding sequence GTGATAAGGCTCCTGTTCGCCCTTTTCTTCGCTTTCCTCGGCTCGGCTGACGCTTATGCTGACACAAAGTCCATTGTCGTGGAGCCAGCGGTTAAGATGACTGGCAGCCGCGTTGCCCTGGTTGTTGGCATAGACCACTACGCCCGTGGCACCGGACACATTTTCGCCCCCGATCTTGCCAATCCGATCAATGATGCTGGAGCGATGCGCGATGCGCTGACCAAGCTCGGCTTCTCGGTTGTTTACGGGGAAGACTTAGGCAAGGAAGAATTCGAAGCCGCTCTCGATAACTTCGAGGACCACGCAAGGAGTGCCGACATCGCACTCGTGTATTTCTCCGGTCATGGCTCTACTTTCGAGGATGAGCCCTATTTGGTGCCGGCAGATGCGACCTTTGATGAATTGCGCCAAACGGAACGAAAACTTATTAAAGTCGAAGACGTTCTTAAAAGGCTGCGGCAAATCAAGGGCGTGCGTATAGCGTTGTTTGATGCTTGCCGGAACAACGAGGCGGAACAAATCCTGAAGCAACAAGTCGCGGGCACCAAAAGAGCTGTAGCGCAGACGCGTGGCCTTGGTCGAGTTCAACACCCGCCTGACGGCCTTATCGTCATGTACGCAGCACAGTTCCTACAGACCGCAGATGATCAGGCTGCAGGGAGCGACAGCCATCACTCGCCATTTACCGCCGCACTTCTCGATAAGTTGCCGACGCCGGACGAAAATATCACCACTGTGCTCGAAGACGTTGCTCGCTCCGTAATCGACCTTACCGATGGTCACCAAATTCCGGAACTCGTCATCGACCTCTTTGACAAATTCCAACTGGTCGGCTCCGGAGCGCTTGTCCCGACATCGAGCACGACAGCGCCTGCACCGGCGCCCCTCCCACAGCAGCCGACGGTGACGGCGCCGGTCAGCCCGGCGCCAGCCCCGGTGACCGAGTGCGACCGCTTGGCGGCCGCTCCCGATGACATTGATAGGGCCCACGCCGGCGTCGCGTCAGCCAAGATCGACGCGCCGGTGGCTGAGGCTGCCTGCCTGGAAGCGGTGCAGAAATTCCCACGCGAACGCCGCCTGCTCTTCCAGCTCGGCAGAGCGTTCGACGCCGGGGGGAATTATCACAAGGCCGTTCTCTGGTACCAGAAGGCCGCCGATCTCGGCCATGCCGAGGCTATGAACAACATCGGCCATCTGTATCACTACGGCTATCTGTACTACGACTACGGCCATGGCCCTAAGCAGTCCTATGGTGAGGCCCTGCATTGGTACCAGAGGGCTGCGGACCTCGGCGATGCCAACGCCATGAAAGACATTGGCGTTCTTTACGACGAAGGTCGTGGTATGAAAGTGGACTATGCCGAAGCCATGAATTGGTATCGGAAAGCTGCCAATCTCGGCAATGCCGAGGCCATGAAGCGTATTGGCCATCTGTACGACAAAGGTCTTGGCGTGAAGCAGGACCACGCCGAGGCCAAGCGCTGGTACCAGATGGCCACCGGTTCCACTAACGACGACGGTTTCTCGATGATGCCGTAG
- a CDS encoding AAA family ATPase, whose protein sequence is MSPPSPPRSPPLVILLVGLPGAGKTTLARALAPRIDAVVLNRDDIRDAIFPEAFLDYSAAQNEVGTDALLGVLTYLLRHKQPGFVIVDGKPFSRKAEIAVVKALAETHAADLLVLHCVAPPEIIEGRLRHGLADPRNVRAQRDPEKAARIGRVFEAIDVPHAVIDTTVPMPDMLARCIAAIEAVRAGRSGGKG, encoded by the coding sequence GTGTCGCCCCCGTCTCCGCCCCGATCCCCGCCGCTGGTGATCCTGCTGGTCGGCCTGCCCGGCGCCGGCAAGACCACGCTCGCCCGCGCCTTGGCGCCGCGCATCGACGCCGTGGTGCTCAACCGCGACGACATTCGCGACGCGATCTTTCCCGAGGCCTTCCTCGACTACAGCGCGGCGCAGAACGAGGTCGGCACCGATGCGCTGCTCGGCGTGCTGACCTATCTCCTGCGCCACAAGCAGCCGGGCTTCGTCATCGTCGACGGCAAGCCGTTCTCGCGCAAGGCGGAGATCGCCGTGGTCAAGGCCCTGGCCGAGACCCACGCCGCCGACCTCCTGGTGCTGCACTGCGTCGCTCCGCCCGAGATCATCGAGGGGCGCCTGCGCCACGGGCTCGCCGACCCGCGCAATGTCCGGGCCCAGCGCGACCCGGAAAAGGCCGCGCGCATCGGCCGCGTCTTCGAGGCGATCGACGTACCGCATGCGGTGATCGACACCACGGTGCCGATGCCTGACATGCTGGCGCGCTGCATCGCCGCAATCGAGGCGGTGCGGGCCGGCCGGTCAGGAGGGAAGGGCTGA
- a CDS encoding class II fructose-bisphosphate aldolase — protein sequence MIRESATHWIGRAYREGWAVGMFNAHHLEATQAVATAADRTRAPVMLSTTMGGIRHVGLDYFAAMAAVARRRSAAPLILHLDHGADYDTVRECIEAGFDSVMIDASSASYDENVDLVRRVVALARRHGVGVEAQIGETLAEEGAEVVERKTTVEEAVKFVADTGVDYLAVSIGNTPGRLGSGAEIDVSLVEALSAALRMPLVLHGGTSVPAETVRALIGAGIAKINIDAAIKGAFRSTFTEVYGAADPVVDTRLPFAEARRRAVTAVEERIAWFGAAGRAA from the coding sequence ATGATCAGGGAAAGTGCCACCCACTGGATCGGCCGCGCCTACCGCGAGGGCTGGGCCGTCGGCATGTTCAACGCCCATCACCTCGAGGCGACGCAGGCCGTCGCCACCGCGGCGGACAGGACCCGCGCGCCGGTGATGCTGTCGACCACCATGGGCGGCATCCGCCATGTCGGGCTCGATTATTTCGCCGCCATGGCCGCGGTGGCGCGCCGGCGCAGCGCCGCGCCGCTGATCCTGCATCTCGACCACGGCGCCGACTACGACACGGTGCGCGAGTGCATCGAGGCCGGCTTCGATTCGGTGATGATCGACGCCTCCTCCGCCTCCTACGACGAGAATGTCGACCTGGTGCGCCGCGTCGTCGCCCTCGCCCGCCGGCACGGCGTCGGCGTCGAGGCGCAGATCGGCGAGACCCTGGCCGAGGAGGGCGCGGAGGTGGTCGAGCGCAAGACCACGGTCGAGGAGGCGGTGAAGTTCGTCGCCGACACCGGCGTCGACTATCTCGCCGTCTCCATCGGCAACACGCCCGGCCGGCTCGGCAGCGGCGCCGAGATCGACGTGTCGCTGGTCGAGGCGCTGTCGGCGGCCCTGCGCATGCCGCTGGTGCTGCACGGCGGCACCAGCGTGCCGGCCGAGACCGTCAGGGCGCTGATCGGCGCCGGCATCGCCAAGATCAACATCGACGCCGCTATCAAGGGCGCCTTCCGCAGCACCTTCACCGAGGTCTACGGCGCCGCCGATCCGGTGGTCGACACCCGCCTGCCCTTCGCCGAGGCGCGCCGGCGCGCCGTGACGGCGGTGGAGGAGCGGATCGCCTGGTTCGGCGCCGCCGGGCGGGCAGCCTGA